Proteins encoded by one window of Terriglobia bacterium:
- a CDS encoding PPOX class F420-dependent oxidoreductase, translated as MKLLQEKQLAVIATIMPDGSPQTTPVWVDVEPDGSHILINTVVSHLKAKNVNRDPRVAITVVDSQNPWRSVVICGAVVEKRGPDQGATEHIHLLAKKYMGRDQYPLLAGEARLLLRIKPTHVSERGTDGQRSSLWS; from the coding sequence GTGAAGCTACTGCAGGAGAAGCAGTTGGCCGTTATCGCCACAATCATGCCGGATGGATCTCCACAAACGACCCCAGTGTGGGTCGATGTCGAGCCGGACGGGTCGCACATCCTGATCAATACGGTCGTGAGTCACCTCAAGGCGAAGAACGTCAATCGGGATCCAAGGGTCGCGATTACGGTTGTCGATTCGCAGAATCCCTGGAGGTCCGTCGTCATCTGCGGAGCCGTTGTCGAGAAGCGTGGTCCCGACCAGGGAGCGACCGAACACATCCACCTGCTTGCAAAGAAGTACATGGGGCGCGACCAGTATCCGCTCCTCGCGGGCGAAGCCCGGCTGTTACTGAGAATCAAGCCGACGCATGTATCCGAGCGCGGGACGGACGGACAGCGCTCGAGCCTTTGGAGTTAG
- a CDS encoding isocitrate lyase/phosphoenolpyruvate mutase family protein, translated as MVPSDVTARREAFRKLHDSGCFVIPNPWDIGSARYLQHLGFRALATTSAGFAFSRGRADGAVDRSAVL; from the coding sequence ATGGTTCCTTCAGACGTTACTGCACGGCGCGAGGCTTTCAGGAAACTTCACGATAGCGGCTGCTTTGTCATCCCAAATCCATGGGACATTGGGTCGGCGCGCTATTTGCAACATCTTGGTTTTCGCGCACTCGCGACCACCAGCGCCGGCTTTGCGTTTTCGCGGGGACGAGCAGATGGTGCGGTCGATCGCAGCGCAGTATTGG
- a CDS encoding cytochrome c, with product MILRRRCIEVMLLLCGLAGSASLSSQTPTRSLNQGVYTEQQASRGLATYKARCASCHADNLAGRSAPALTGDDFAANWSSRPLLELANKIRRTMPKDDTARLTLTEAADVLAYILQAGKFPSGPAELIMDDAALQQLTFPAHAVTAAKTSDVASQLPSLPASGTVAQVMRGILFPSSNIIFTTQSIDPGAPKKPAESGTVGTDWLIWGGNVYKGWDVVDYAAISLSESAKLMLVPGRRCENGKAVPVSDPDWIKFTLELDEAGKAAYKASQTRNQDTISESTNQLNDSCMHCHRVFRGRTHCVKP from the coding sequence ATGATTTTACGACGCCGATGCATAGAGGTGATGTTGTTGCTCTGCGGGCTTGCCGGATCCGCATCGCTGTCGTCGCAGACGCCGACGCGAAGCCTCAACCAGGGTGTGTACACGGAGCAGCAGGCGTCGCGGGGGCTGGCGACGTATAAGGCGCGGTGCGCGAGTTGTCATGCCGACAATCTGGCAGGGCGGTCCGCGCCTGCCCTGACCGGAGACGACTTCGCTGCAAACTGGTCCTCGCGGCCGTTGCTTGAGCTGGCCAACAAAATCCGCCGGACCATGCCGAAAGATGACACGGCCCGATTGACCTTAACGGAAGCAGCAGATGTCTTGGCTTACATCCTCCAGGCGGGCAAGTTCCCCAGCGGCCCTGCTGAACTGATCATGGATGACGCCGCTCTCCAACAGTTGACGTTCCCGGCCCATGCCGTTACGGCAGCCAAGACCTCCGATGTTGCGTCGCAACTGCCGTCACTACCGGCCTCCGGGACTGTCGCTCAAGTGATGAGGGGCATCCTTTTTCCCAGTTCAAACATCATTTTTACAACGCAAAGCATCGATCCGGGCGCCCCCAAGAAGCCGGCAGAATCGGGAACCGTCGGAACGGACTGGCTCATCTGGGGTGGCAACGTCTATAAAGGCTGGGATGTCGTCGACTATGCCGCGATCTCTCTATCTGAGTCCGCGAAGCTGATGCTGGTACCCGGCCGCCGCTGCGAAAACGGCAAGGCCGTTCCGGTCTCCGATCCGGACTGGATCAAGTTCACGCTCGAACTCGACGAGGCCGGCAAGGCCGCCTACAAAGCCTCGCAAACCCGGAATCAGGACACCATCTCCGAGTCGACCAATCAGCTGAACGACTCGTGCATGCATTGTCATCGGGTCTTCCGGGGCAGAACGCATTGCGTTAAGCCATAG